One window from the genome of Enterococcus haemoperoxidus ATCC BAA-382 encodes:
- a CDS encoding alpha/beta hydrolase, protein MIKQEFCYSQLNDLDLSVTFYSKQNDSSAKATLIYLHGGGLLYGSRDDLPETYCELLVEKGYNLLTVDYPLAPEVKLPTIINCLREAIDWFLKNYQSILGLERSDYFLFGRSAGGFLSYLLSARYALPEQKGLISFYGYYDLINPAFSQPSSYYNQFPKIAPLTAQALIQPEPIAGVSINERFSLYLSGRQFGNWLSYLTNSPSEKETFSLTDTELAQLPPTFLAHSSADQDVPVEASRIASNKISNVTYEEVEKLPHDFDGDLTKNEGLNVYHALIEWLDKVLATT, encoded by the coding sequence ATGATAAAACAAGAATTCTGTTATAGCCAACTGAATGATTTAGACTTGTCTGTGACCTTTTATTCAAAACAAAATGACTCTTCTGCCAAAGCTACACTGATTTATTTGCATGGTGGCGGACTTCTCTACGGTAGTCGGGATGATTTACCAGAAACCTATTGTGAGCTTTTAGTGGAGAAAGGCTATAATTTGCTGACCGTTGATTATCCTTTAGCACCTGAAGTCAAACTGCCAACTATTATTAATTGTTTAAGAGAAGCCATTGATTGGTTCTTAAAAAATTACCAATCGATTTTAGGCTTGGAGCGTTCAGATTATTTCTTGTTTGGTCGTTCAGCTGGCGGGTTTCTTTCCTACCTATTATCTGCTCGTTATGCTTTACCAGAGCAAAAAGGATTGATCAGCTTTTATGGTTATTATGATTTGATAAACCCGGCTTTCAGTCAGCCAAGTAGTTACTATAATCAATTTCCTAAAATAGCACCGCTAACTGCTCAAGCTTTGATTCAGCCTGAACCAATTGCAGGTGTTTCTATCAATGAACGATTTTCACTTTATTTATCTGGTCGACAATTTGGTAACTGGTTGAGTTATCTAACTAACTCTCCTAGTGAAAAAGAAACGTTTAGTTTAACTGATACAGAACTTGCCCAACTTCCACCTACATTTTTAGCCCACAGTTCTGCTGATCAAGACGTTCCTGTTGAAGCATCTCGTATTGCCAGTAATAAAATCTCCAATGTTACTTATGAAGAAGTCGAAAAACTTCCTCATGATTTTGACGGTGATCTTACTAAAAATGAAGGGCTTAACGTTTACCATGCTTTGATTGAATGGCTTGACAAAGTATTAGCCACAACTTGA
- the tig gene encoding trigger factor — MSAKFEKKGTNDGVLTFSVDQTLIEKGLKQAFDKVKKNLNVPGFRKGKVSRQVFNRMYGEEALYEDALNAVLPEVYEAAVKEAGIDPVSQPKIDVESMNKGEDWVVTAEVTVKPEVKLGEYKNLTVEKQDREVTDEDLDARIQRELDAQAELVIKEDEAAVEGDTVVIDFEGFKDGEAFEGGKGENYSLELGSNSFIPGFEEQLVGKKAGEEVEVKVTFPEDYQAEDLAGKEAVFQVKVHEVKAKELPTLDDEFAKDVDDSVESLDELKEKYRNELTESKEAAATEAKDEAAIRQAVDNAEIVELPHVMVHDEVHRSMDEFLNNMQRQGIAPDMYYQLTGTTEADLHKQFEAEAEVRTKTNLVIEAIAKAEDIEVSQEDMDNEIKELSEQYNMPIDQVKKVLTEDMLKHDIRMKRAVEVITETATEK; from the coding sequence ATGTCTGCGAAATTTGAAAAAAAAGGCACCAATGATGGTGTGTTAACTTTTTCAGTTGATCAAACTCTAATTGAAAAAGGCTTGAAACAAGCATTCGATAAAGTTAAAAAAAATCTTAACGTACCAGGATTCCGTAAAGGGAAAGTGTCACGTCAAGTATTCAACCGTATGTACGGCGAAGAAGCATTATATGAAGATGCTTTGAACGCAGTGTTACCAGAAGTTTACGAAGCAGCTGTGAAAGAAGCTGGAATCGATCCTGTATCACAACCTAAAATTGATGTTGAAAGCATGAATAAAGGGGAAGATTGGGTTGTAACTGCTGAAGTGACTGTAAAACCTGAAGTTAAATTAGGCGAATACAAAAACTTAACAGTTGAAAAACAAGACCGTGAAGTAACAGACGAAGACTTAGATGCACGCATCCAACGTGAATTAGATGCACAAGCTGAATTAGTAATCAAAGAAGACGAAGCAGCTGTTGAAGGCGACACTGTCGTAATCGATTTTGAAGGATTTAAAGATGGCGAAGCTTTTGAAGGTGGAAAAGGCGAAAACTATTCTCTTGAATTAGGTTCTAACTCTTTCATCCCAGGCTTTGAAGAACAATTAGTTGGCAAAAAAGCTGGCGAAGAAGTTGAAGTAAAAGTAACATTCCCAGAAGATTACCAAGCAGAAGATTTAGCTGGTAAAGAAGCTGTTTTCCAAGTGAAAGTTCACGAAGTGAAAGCGAAAGAATTACCAACTTTAGATGATGAATTTGCGAAAGATGTTGACGATTCAGTAGAATCATTAGACGAATTAAAAGAAAAATACCGTAACGAATTAACAGAATCTAAAGAAGCTGCTGCAACAGAAGCAAAAGACGAAGCAGCTATCCGTCAAGCTGTTGATAATGCTGAAATCGTTGAATTACCACACGTAATGGTACATGATGAAGTTCACCGTTCAATGGATGAATTCTTAAACAACATGCAACGTCAAGGAATCGCTCCAGATATGTACTATCAATTAACTGGAACAACAGAAGCTGACTTGCACAAACAATTTGAAGCAGAAGCAGAAGTTCGTACGAAAACAAACCTTGTAATCGAAGCGATCGCTAAAGCAGAAGATATCGAAGTATCTCAAGAAGATATGGATAATGAAATCAAAGAACTATCAGAACAATACAACATGCCGATCGATCAAGTTAAAAAAGTCTTAACAGAAGACATGTTAAAACATGATATCCGCATGAAACGTGCAGTAGAAGTTATCACTGAAACTGCAACTGAAAAATAA
- a CDS encoding SIS domain-containing protein, whose amino-acid sequence MLKFNETKQIEDIKGALALRPQVEKIVDEVWGKGFDSIYYLGIGGTYASAMQAVTYINGKSNLPAYVQHAAEYYTTGNRRLTKDSIVILSSVTGTTQEVVKAVEEIKTVGATLIGFIDAKGSILAEKCDYVVTYPAPGTEQIKFFMIADRLMKNNSEFDDYEEYYQELEEYLPVGLVEAEKKADDFGLKFAQAHRHDDMHYFIGAGNQWGAVYSYAMCYWEEQSWLRSKSIHAAEFLHGTLEIVEETTAVTLFIGEDEQRPLSERVANLLPRICANYTIIDSKDYPVAGISDKYRGRVLSFLLMHCVTQRIDAHVEQLNCHPLDIRRYYRQFDY is encoded by the coding sequence ATGTTAAAATTTAACGAAACAAAGCAAATAGAAGATATCAAAGGAGCGTTAGCACTACGTCCGCAAGTCGAAAAAATAGTTGATGAAGTGTGGGGAAAAGGATTTGACTCTATTTATTATCTTGGTATTGGCGGAACCTATGCTTCAGCGATGCAAGCAGTGACGTACATTAATGGAAAAAGTAATCTACCTGCTTATGTACAGCATGCCGCTGAATATTATACAACTGGCAATCGTCGCTTAACCAAAGATTCGATCGTTATTTTGTCTTCAGTAACTGGCACAACCCAAGAAGTTGTCAAAGCGGTGGAAGAAATTAAAACAGTTGGGGCAACATTGATCGGTTTTATTGATGCAAAAGGAAGTATTCTAGCAGAAAAATGTGATTATGTTGTGACGTATCCAGCACCAGGAACGGAACAAATCAAGTTCTTTATGATAGCAGATCGATTGATGAAAAATAATAGCGAATTTGATGATTATGAAGAATATTATCAAGAACTAGAAGAATATCTTCCTGTTGGTTTAGTTGAAGCTGAGAAAAAAGCGGATGACTTTGGGTTAAAATTTGCCCAAGCCCATCGTCACGATGATATGCATTATTTTATCGGAGCGGGTAATCAATGGGGCGCAGTTTATTCTTATGCAATGTGCTATTGGGAAGAACAAAGTTGGCTACGTTCAAAATCAATCCATGCTGCTGAGTTTTTACACGGAACGTTAGAAATTGTGGAGGAAACAACGGCAGTCACTTTATTTATTGGTGAGGATGAACAACGTCCATTGTCTGAAAGAGTAGCGAATTTGTTACCGCGTATTTGCGCTAACTATACGATTATTGATTCAAAGGATTATCCAGTCGCAGGAATCAGTGACAAATATCGTGGAAGAGTTTTGTCATTCTTGCTGATGCATTGTGTGACACAACGTATTGATGCTCATGTTGAACAGTTGAATTGCCATCCGTTAGATATTAGACGTTATTATCGTCAGTTTGATTATTAA
- a CDS encoding SIS domain-containing protein → METMLDYINEEQETLETIINSFDITQIKVKNVKHCLILATGSSYNACLSAKYYIEQTAPVYVQIEEPFNFLHYGKIDPSIDLIIAVSQSGKSASTIQAVQKLTQTRKIKTIALTSNTSSPISQVVDEVLDLNMGIETVGFVTKGYLATVLNLMLLGLRIAYQSESIDQSTVKNELLALKKAISQINLVIEKTSEFWLENQADLSKGVRFITIGYGPNIGTAKEFETKFTETVRLPSQGFELEAYMHGPYLEANNTHSLFFIENDNVLNDRSKALKNYLRNDVGNCYTITTEAKTDSKTVGLSIKTPEKISPLLLVIPFQYLAYQIATGKGIDLNKRIFDDFDQVLKSKI, encoded by the coding sequence GTGGAAACGATGTTGGATTATATCAATGAAGAACAAGAAACGTTAGAAACGATTATCAATTCATTTGATATCACACAAATCAAGGTGAAAAATGTTAAACACTGTTTGATTTTAGCAACAGGTTCTTCTTATAATGCTTGTCTATCTGCAAAATATTATATAGAACAAACGGCACCTGTATATGTTCAAATAGAAGAACCCTTTAATTTTCTCCACTATGGGAAAATCGATCCGAGTATTGACTTGATCATAGCAGTTTCACAAAGTGGCAAAAGTGCATCAACCATTCAGGCAGTACAAAAGCTAACACAAACTAGAAAAATCAAAACGATTGCTCTAACTAGCAATACAAGTAGCCCAATCAGTCAAGTAGTGGATGAAGTGCTAGATTTAAATATGGGAATCGAGACGGTTGGGTTTGTTACAAAAGGCTATTTAGCAACTGTGTTGAATTTAATGTTATTAGGGTTACGTATCGCTTATCAAAGCGAGTCAATTGATCAATCTACAGTAAAAAATGAACTGTTGGCATTAAAGAAAGCAATCAGTCAAATCAATCTGGTAATCGAAAAAACGAGTGAATTTTGGTTGGAAAATCAAGCGGATCTAAGTAAGGGGGTACGTTTTATAACGATTGGCTACGGACCTAACATTGGAACAGCTAAAGAATTTGAAACAAAATTTACTGAAACGGTACGTTTACCCTCACAAGGATTTGAACTTGAAGCCTATATGCACGGACCTTATTTAGAAGCAAACAACACACATTCACTATTTTTTATAGAAAATGATAATGTACTGAATGATAGAAGCAAAGCGTTAAAAAATTATCTAAGAAACGATGTTGGGAATTGCTACACGATTACCACGGAAGCGAAAACTGATTCAAAAACAGTAGGATTATCAATTAAAACACCTGAAAAAATCAGTCCACTTTTATTGGTGATTCCCTTCCAATACCTCGCGTATCAAATTGCGACAGGTAAAGGAATTGATTTAAATAAACGAATTTTTGATGATTTTGACCAAGTATTAAAAAGTAAAATTTAA
- a CDS encoding PTS system mannose/fructose/sorbose family transporter subunit IID, producing the protein MMTKTSKEQTEKLITKKELNSVFWRSFQMEFSWNYERQMNMAYVFAMIPILKKLYPKKSDMAHALKRHLAFFNTTPHIVTLILGINTAMEEENVLDEQFDVSTIDSIKTSLMGPLAGLGDSFFWGTLRLIATGVGTSLALQGNILGPILFLLIFNVPHIILRYLFTGWGYKLGTGFLKKIQANGMMESLTLGASIIGLMVVGAMTASMIDISIPVTISGSGETAVTVQSIFDDIMPKLLPLATFGAVFYLLKKEVKPLAILGGMAVVGILGSLIGIF; encoded by the coding sequence ATGATGACGAAGACTTCTAAAGAACAAACGGAAAAGTTAATCACGAAAAAAGAATTGAACAGTGTTTTCTGGCGGTCTTTCCAAATGGAATTTTCTTGGAACTACGAGCGTCAGATGAATATGGCATATGTGTTTGCGATGATTCCAATTTTGAAGAAATTGTATCCTAAAAAGTCTGATATGGCTCACGCTCTGAAACGACATTTAGCCTTTTTCAATACCACACCTCATATTGTGACCTTGATATTAGGGATCAATACGGCGATGGAAGAAGAAAATGTACTAGATGAACAATTTGATGTGAGTACGATCGATAGTATTAAAACTTCATTGATGGGTCCTTTGGCAGGGTTAGGAGATTCATTTTTCTGGGGAACATTACGTTTGATTGCGACCGGAGTTGGAACGTCACTAGCTCTACAAGGAAATATTTTAGGCCCCATTTTATTCTTGCTGATTTTTAACGTACCACATATTATTTTGCGCTACCTATTTACTGGTTGGGGCTATAAATTAGGAACTGGTTTCTTGAAAAAGATTCAAGCGAACGGGATGATGGAAAGCTTGACTTTAGGCGCTTCAATCATTGGATTGATGGTAGTTGGCGCAATGACGGCTTCGATGATCGATATTTCGATTCCAGTCACAATCAGTGGCAGTGGAGAAACAGCAGTAACAGTGCAGAGTATTTTTGATGATATCATGCCTAAACTATTGCCATTAGCAACTTTTGGAGCAGTTTTCTATCTTTTGAAAAAAGAAGTAAAACCCCTGGCAATTCTTGGTGGAATGGCAGTCGTCGGAATTTTAGGTTCCTTGATTGGAATTTTTTAA
- a CDS encoding PTS mannose/fructose/sorbose/N-acetylgalactosamine transporter subunit IIC, with translation MIVQAILLGVIAFIAQSEYALGTSLLSRPIVTGLFTGIVLGDIKTGIIMGATLELAFIGSFSVGASIPPDVVTGGILGTAFAITAGAGTETALVLGLPIATLTLILKNVYLGLVIPTMSQKADNYADDGNYKGVERMHLAAGFGLSLMLALIVSISFAVGSNTIKGLLDMIPEFVQHGLSVATGIIPALGFAMLARLLINKQVAPYFFLGFALMAYLEIPVTGIAILGAITAVIVVNIMNHNKGNEMIQTSNGEVMDDDEDF, from the coding sequence ATGATTGTACAAGCAATTTTGTTAGGAGTTATCGCATTTATTGCTCAGTCTGAGTATGCCTTAGGTACATCGCTTTTGTCCCGACCGATCGTGACGGGATTGTTTACAGGAATTGTTTTAGGGGATATTAAAACGGGCATTATTATGGGCGCAACCTTGGAATTAGCATTTATTGGTTCTTTTTCTGTAGGAGCATCGATTCCCCCAGATGTGGTGACAGGGGGGATTTTAGGAACAGCATTTGCAATCACGGCTGGCGCTGGAACAGAAACTGCATTGGTTTTAGGTTTACCAATCGCAACATTAACGCTGATTTTGAAAAATGTCTATCTGGGTTTGGTGATTCCAACGATGAGCCAAAAAGCAGATAATTACGCGGATGATGGGAATTATAAAGGGGTAGAAAGAATGCATTTGGCGGCAGGTTTTGGTTTGTCTCTGATGTTAGCACTCATTGTTTCCATTTCATTTGCTGTAGGGAGTAACACAATCAAGGGATTATTAGATATGATTCCTGAGTTTGTTCAACATGGTTTATCCGTTGCAACGGGTATTATTCCAGCACTTGGTTTTGCAATGTTGGCACGTTTATTGATCAATAAACAAGTAGCACCATACTTTTTTCTAGGTTTTGCTTTGATGGCTTATTTAGAAATACCAGTTACAGGGATTGCAATTTTAGGGGCGATCACAGCTGTGATCGTGGTCAATATCATGAACCACAATAAAGGCAATGAAATGATCCAAACATCAAACGGGGAGGTTATGGATGATGACGAAGACTTCTAA
- a CDS encoding PTS sugar transporter subunit IIB, giving the protein MIKLVRVDHRLLHGQVAFSWTQSLGVDCILIANDDVPQNDIRKTTIKLAKPAGVKLVIKTIEDSISALQSGVTDKYKLFIVVESVADAYKLAKSCPEIKHINLGGMKVREGTRNISKAVNITPGEESLVKELIAEGVDIEIRQVPNDKKVAALDAF; this is encoded by the coding sequence ATGATTAAATTAGTACGTGTAGACCACCGTTTATTACATGGACAAGTGGCATTTTCTTGGACCCAAAGTTTAGGGGTAGATTGTATTTTGATTGCCAATGATGATGTACCGCAAAATGATATTCGCAAAACGACGATCAAGTTAGCCAAGCCTGCAGGCGTTAAATTAGTGATTAAAACGATCGAAGATTCAATCAGTGCTTTACAAAGTGGCGTGACAGATAAATATAAGTTATTTATCGTCGTTGAAAGTGTGGCAGATGCGTATAAATTGGCGAAGTCTTGTCCTGAAATCAAGCATATTAATCTTGGTGGAATGAAAGTCAGAGAAGGAACTAGAAACATTTCTAAGGCGGTAAATATAACGCCAGGTGAAGAAAGTTTGGTTAAAGAATTAATCGCTGAAGGAGTTGATATTGAGATTAGACAAGTCCCTAATGATAAAAAAGTTGCTGCTTTAGATGCATTTTAG
- a CDS encoding PTS sugar transporter subunit IIA produces MARKIILATHGNFAQGIRTSLELICGKSTNVEVVCAYMREDFDLAQTVEIIIAENRKNELVVITDIFGGSVNNEFFKYVEEPNVYLISGLNLSLLIELYTQLEITDSLENLIIQAIKTSQETIKYCNLLKAKDEEEEF; encoded by the coding sequence ATGGCAAGAAAAATTATTTTAGCAACACATGGGAATTTTGCACAAGGTATCAGAACGTCTTTAGAACTGATTTGTGGGAAATCAACAAATGTAGAAGTTGTTTGTGCCTATATGAGAGAAGACTTTGATTTAGCTCAAACGGTAGAAATAATTATAGCTGAAAATCGTAAAAATGAATTGGTCGTAATCACAGATATTTTTGGTGGTAGCGTAAACAATGAGTTTTTTAAGTATGTTGAAGAGCCAAATGTGTATTTAATTTCTGGATTGAATTTGTCTTTGTTAATTGAACTTTATACTCAATTAGAAATCACAGACTCTTTAGAAAATTTGATTATACAAGCAATAAAAACGTCTCAAGAAACGATCAAGTATTGTAACTTATTGAAAGCAAAAGACGAAGAAGAAGAATTCTAA
- a CDS encoding sigma 54-interacting transcriptional regulator has protein sequence MLKEKLLDYLKNQTSFFNPENVSDIFSASDIAGKFSIKRNTASHYLNQLADEGILVKVNTRPVYFFHKKTFELQNYPLINSFYQNLSEIEKEKPIFDKKIDFFQNVIGNRGSLAQTIEQLKMAALYPNGGLPLLLTGESGTGKSYLVQLLYQFCLANDLLTSDAPFITVNCAQYADNPELLTSHLFGHVKGAFTGADNEKMGAFEAAANGFLFLDEVHRLSAEGQEKLFTFLDQGIIYKMGESNHPITVNCRLAFATTEEVSSTFLTTFLRRIPVQIKIPALNERTQSERKQLIIRSFFEEQQTILKPLIVSPQVISMLENRSYKGNVGELKNLIKIITAKSFTVNHAKVQIPITLHSLPNYVLKENQETTFSESESLLRIDSQSNLEYLLEESEPEQKRIIQSYEKILLTYLNNQSVINASVGLISKEIDYLFDYLLFETKRDQKQEMLLFITQHMRQMLEKIESAYQISFNGSLVYAISHYLFQRRYVEWLPEIERVQLIEMLLLDIKAQLPNSYRYAEQILNLVKTSLDIEVSSMDRIILSIYIDNLGYTKETSYPKAVIVAHGYATASSIANVANRMLNELLFQSFDMPLDVTPKKIAEKLMQYIERNDTSNGLIILFDMGSLKEIHRYFSKETTAPIVLMNNVTTSLAIAVGEGIQRQQQLGEIPAKAISSHQYQWEIIQPEMKKEKIILTTCATGIGTAVQISNLLEKSLPDTTSVKLIPCEFRQLCNPVEFEKAFSLYDVLGIVGTANPAVEGVPFISLEDLIAGIGIESLLDWLKNNLVLDSQEEFSNQLIRNFSLDRVIQSVTILDTEKIIEQIEGFLKQLEEGWGHRISNDRKLALYVHVSCLVERLIRNVPIEVYSGFDMLQECHEKELQEIKEAFSVIEKVYSVDIPDSELFYVHDVLFENTEYISDESDF, from the coding sequence ATGTTAAAAGAAAAACTGTTAGACTATCTAAAAAATCAAACATCTTTTTTCAATCCTGAAAATGTAAGCGATATTTTTTCGGCATCTGATATTGCTGGAAAATTCTCAATTAAACGAAATACAGCGAGTCATTATTTGAATCAGCTTGCGGACGAAGGAATCTTAGTCAAAGTCAATACACGTCCTGTTTACTTTTTTCATAAAAAAACATTTGAATTACAAAACTATCCATTAATAAATTCGTTTTATCAAAACTTATCAGAGATCGAAAAGGAAAAACCAATTTTTGATAAGAAAATAGATTTTTTTCAGAACGTGATTGGTAATAGAGGCAGTTTAGCACAAACCATTGAGCAATTAAAAATGGCGGCGTTGTATCCTAATGGTGGGTTGCCGCTATTGTTAACTGGAGAAAGTGGTACAGGTAAAAGTTATTTAGTTCAATTATTATATCAATTTTGTTTAGCCAACGATTTATTAACTAGTGATGCCCCTTTTATCACAGTGAATTGCGCTCAGTACGCAGATAACCCAGAATTATTGACCAGTCATTTATTTGGTCATGTAAAAGGAGCATTTACAGGTGCAGATAATGAAAAAATGGGCGCCTTTGAAGCTGCCGCAAATGGTTTTTTATTCTTGGATGAAGTTCACCGTCTAAGTGCGGAAGGTCAGGAAAAATTATTTACCTTTTTAGATCAAGGAATTATTTACAAAATGGGGGAAAGTAATCATCCAATCACAGTGAATTGTCGCTTAGCTTTTGCAACGACCGAAGAGGTGAGCAGTACCTTTTTAACTACTTTTTTAAGACGAATTCCAGTACAAATTAAAATTCCAGCGCTTAATGAACGAACTCAATCAGAACGAAAACAATTGATCATTCGGTCGTTCTTTGAAGAACAGCAAACAATTTTAAAACCATTGATCGTCTCACCACAGGTTATCAGCATGTTAGAAAATCGTTCATACAAAGGCAACGTAGGAGAATTAAAAAATTTGATTAAAATCATAACAGCTAAAAGTTTTACAGTCAATCATGCAAAAGTACAAATTCCAATCACCCTTCATTCTTTGCCTAATTATGTACTAAAAGAAAATCAAGAAACTACTTTTTCAGAATCAGAATCGCTTTTGAGAATCGATAGTCAAAGTAACTTGGAGTATTTACTTGAAGAAAGTGAACCAGAACAAAAGAGAATTATCCAAAGTTACGAAAAAATCTTGTTAACTTATCTTAATAATCAATCAGTGATCAACGCCTCGGTTGGTTTGATCTCAAAAGAAATCGATTATCTTTTTGATTATTTATTATTTGAAACAAAAAGAGATCAAAAACAGGAGATGTTGCTATTTATTACACAGCATATGCGGCAGATGCTTGAAAAAATTGAATCGGCTTATCAAATTAGTTTTAATGGCAGCTTAGTTTATGCAATCAGTCATTATCTATTTCAACGACGATACGTGGAATGGTTACCAGAAATTGAGAGGGTTCAGCTGATCGAGATGTTGTTACTGGATATCAAAGCGCAGTTACCAAATAGTTATCGATATGCAGAACAGATTTTAAACTTAGTCAAGACGTCATTGGATATTGAAGTTTCCAGTATGGATCGGATTATTTTATCAATTTACATTGATAATCTAGGCTATACCAAAGAAACTTCTTATCCTAAAGCAGTAATTGTGGCACATGGCTACGCCACTGCTAGCAGTATTGCTAATGTAGCGAATCGGATGTTAAATGAACTATTATTTCAATCCTTTGATATGCCATTAGATGTTACGCCAAAGAAAATTGCTGAGAAACTAATGCAATATATTGAGCGAAATGATACGTCAAACGGGTTGATTATTTTATTTGATATGGGCTCTCTAAAAGAAATCCATCGTTATTTTTCAAAAGAAACCACGGCACCAATCGTATTGATGAACAATGTAACCACTAGTTTAGCGATTGCAGTGGGAGAAGGCATTCAAAGACAACAGCAACTTGGTGAAATCCCAGCCAAAGCGATAAGCAGTCATCAGTATCAATGGGAAATCATTCAGCCAGAAATGAAAAAAGAAAAAATCATCCTCACGACTTGTGCCACGGGCATTGGAACGGCTGTTCAAATTAGTAATTTACTTGAAAAAAGTTTGCCAGATACGACTTCTGTAAAACTTATCCCCTGTGAATTCAGGCAACTATGCAATCCAGTCGAATTTGAAAAAGCATTTTCCTTGTATGATGTATTAGGAATCGTCGGGACAGCTAATCCAGCTGTGGAAGGTGTACCGTTCATTTCATTAGAGGATTTGATTGCTGGTATCGGGATTGAGAGCTTGTTGGATTGGTTAAAAAACAATTTAGTATTAGATTCTCAAGAAGAGTTTAGCAATCAATTGATTCGTAATTTTTCGTTGGATCGCGTGATTCAATCTGTGACGATTTTGGATACAGAAAAAATCATCGAACAAATTGAGGGATTTTTGAAACAGTTAGAAGAAGGTTGGGGTCATCGGATTAGTAATGATCGGAAATTGGCCTTGTATGTTCATGTAAGTTGTTTAGTCGAACGCCTAATTCGCAATGTACCAATCGAAGTATATAGTGGTTTTGACATGTTGCAGGAGTGTCATGAAAAAGAGTTACAAGAGATTAAAGAAGCATTTAGTGTCATAGAGAAAGTCTATAGTGTCGATATTCCAGATTCAGAACTTTTTTATGTTCATGATGTTTTATTTGAAAACACTGAATATATCAGCGATGAAAGTGATTTTTAA
- a CDS encoding GNAT family N-acetyltransferase: MDLDLLAIHDTHIPQERLRLAIEENRILIIEENEMIGWLRFSFFWESIPFVDMLFILEPFRGKQYGTDVMHFFEREMFVQGFKELMLSTSSEEYSQHLYLKLGFKTVGGFFPTNEPYEIVMVKELKQ; the protein is encoded by the coding sequence ATGGATCTAGATTTATTAGCGATACATGATACTCACATACCTCAGGAAAGACTTCGATTAGCCATTGAGGAAAATAGAATTCTGATTATTGAAGAAAACGAAATGATTGGTTGGCTTAGATTTAGTTTCTTTTGGGAGTCTATTCCATTTGTGGATATGTTGTTTATCTTGGAACCTTTTAGAGGTAAACAATATGGGACAGATGTAATGCATTTTTTTGAACGTGAAATGTTCGTTCAAGGGTTTAAAGAACTTATGCTGTCAACTTCCAGTGAAGAGTATTCGCAGCATTTATATCTTAAATTGGGTTTTAAAACAGTTGGGGGATTTTTCCCGACAAATGAGCCTTATGAAATAGTGATGGTAAAAGAATTGAAACAATAA